A segment of the Zingiber officinale cultivar Zhangliang chromosome 8B, Zo_v1.1, whole genome shotgun sequence genome:
ATAATCCAAGTCCCACTATAGAGGTGGCAtatgcataatttattgcatacgcATCATTCATCATTTTCATTTTGCAACTATTTATTGCATATTCAGCACAGGAGTCCACTTAgtccattttcattcaaattaGAACCCTGTAGATTGCTATACAATGAGAAAGTTGTAAAATATACAATGTCTGAAGGTGCCAATTAGCAATTATGGGACTTGGTTCTCTTGCACAAGGTCTTGCACAAGGTCTTGAATAAATCTTGctggccagaatctggccagctagaaatcTCTATCTCCCAATTAAAATATATGCATggacatgcatataattaatgtgaccatatgaaattactaaaatacccatgcatatgcatgcatgcatatattctagctggccagattctggccatttAGCAATACCCATTTTCATATTGTTCTCCTGAAGAAAAAGCTATAAATGCTAGAGAATATTCtgtgatattatttttaaaattgttgtgGTCATTACTTGGAGAGAAATTATGGAACATGCAAAACAAAGAAAAAGCTCTCACAGTGCTTGTTGTCTTTTTGAAATAAAGGATAAAGTATGAAGGTACACCAATTAGAGTAAAAGCCTAAAATAACCGCATAACCAGGAGCAATTAATAATATTATGAAAACCAGTTATCTGAGAATGATCCTTGAGATATTCAACATAGTTTCATGCCCAATTCAGTTGGCAATGTTACATTAACCCTCACAACATAGTCATCACTGACCGTAAAAAGATCAGAAAAATTTACCTTTAAGCATGTGAAATAAAAATGCAGGCATGCAACTCCCATTTCAGACCAAAAAAAAAGTTCACATAAGTGAGGTAATTAGGTAATTGACACAAAAATTAGATCACCTGGAAATGAAAGCTCTTGATGCAGTATGCAATCCGTTGAAATAATGGAAGCAGACACTTCTGGGTCTCCACTTCGTTAGTAATTTCCAAGATCTCTTCCATCTcacttaaaaacataatttccTTTTGACTGTTAGTTACAGGCCAATATCTCAGCAACCCACTGATAACTGAAGTTGCTAGCTGAGGCTCTTTCTCTATATATTGCGTCAGACAGTAAGTCAGCTGTTGATGATACACACCAAGTGTCTTTGGTCTGTGCAGAGGTATTAGGACCCTCCACAAGAACATTTTATGCTCCTCTTTTAGAGGCAATGCAAACCCACTGATGACACTACCAAAAACTTCTAACAATTCAGCAATCCCATTATGTCGCTCTGTCTCAAACACAAACTGGTAAAATATGTTGCTCACCACTTTCCGGATGAAAGGACGATGCACCATGAATTTTCCATAGATCCTGTGCAAAATTGCTTTCAGGCATTCCCTTTCCCTAGGATCCTCAGAATCAAAGAGGTGAAGCAGTCTCAAAATGAATGAATGATCTACATACTTCTTCCCGATTTTAACAGCAAGTGAAGAGGATTCTATGAACTTAAGCAGCAAATCATAGACAAGTTGCAGGTGCGACCAAGCTGGTTCGAACAGGGGTTCTTCCTCTTCAGTTTCACCGCCAGCAATACCAGATCGGGTATTCGATGGGAAGGCCCTAAACAAGTTACTAGAAAACATTTTACAGCTAGCGGAAATCATGGACTCAGTGAAACGAGAACTCCCAGCATCAATATATTCAATGAGATCTATTAGTGCCTGCCGTTTCATATCCTTCTCCGCTGGATTCTTGTTGGGATCAGAGAAATCAAAGATGACACAACAGAGATTCAACTTACAGATGAAAAGATTCTTCTTTTCCGCATTAGACACATCTTTGAATAATAGTAGAGGTTCAATGCTTGTGACGACACTTGACGGGAATATGGCGGACGCAGTTCGCTTGACGGTGGTGAATCGGGAGGGAACAACATTGCCACTGCTGATCCGATTTCCGTTTAAAGACGTCGCCGCATTTCCGCCGGAATGGGCATGGGCGGAAACAGGAGAAGGATCGGATTTAGAAGACTTGCGAGGTAATTTACCTAGAAATTGCTTCCACATGGTGCTCACTGCTCAACTCGGGGACGATCAGATCAAGCTCATGCTTCCAAAGTTTGGCAACAAGACTGGCATGTACCGAACCTGCAGCAAATCGCATTACAATTTATAACAAGATGTCGGGAAAAATGCCACTTCTTagcacaaagaaaaagaaatcaaaGTAATCAATTACGGTCAGGAGAATAAGGTTAAAAAAAAACTCGAATAACCTAACCGATGATCAGATAGAAAATCGTTAGGGTAAAAAAGCGACATAAAACTACACCACTTGGCGACAAAGCCGAGTAACCGAAAGCAAAGCCAATCAAGATCTCGCACGGAAAAGGAAAACTCAAGAAGGAAACCTAAGGGGAAGAAAGACCTTAAAGTTTCCAGAAAAAACGACCGAGAGGCTTCCCAGCTCCACGATCACGGATCCTGCGCGAAAAGCTTGATCCGAAGCTTGACTCCGACAGTCGGCTACCAATTCCAGCAAACACCCAAGAAATCAGACCCTCCCCTCCTCATGGACGCGCTCGTATCGGTATGTCCTGGACCAGAATTCAGATCAGCAGAGGCTGAGGCGGAAGCGATGTGACAAAgcgaggaagaagagcaagcacTACTGTAGTAGCTTcgcgaaaagaaaaaaaaaggtcaaATAAAATGAGCAGCGGCGTCGCCCATACTCGAAAGGGATGGTTCCGATTTCTACTCACGGACCGGAACAAATAAACGGTATCCGTCGGATTGAACAAGCACGCGATCTGATGTTGCAATTAGAGGGAGCCAGCCGTCGATTTCACGAGACGGCTTATAAACTTCTCATAATAAACGAAGTTCCAGTGATGTGATTGTGATGCGATAGGCGAGGGCTTTGGAGACCCAACTCCAGAACGGACTTGTAGGTCGTTGATTCTATcagattgttttatttttcaaaaataaaaaacgaGGAAACAAAATAGGCATGAAAGAGACACGTCTTTCTTCAATTTGTATGAGAAAGGGACATCCCTCTCAAATTGGGAGCAAGGGCGTCAACCCAACGTTGGGGGTGAACCGTTGCCGTCTTGCCGAGATCACGGCCAGTCCAATCACCTGTCACCGCATATTTACTAATGGCTGGTAAAATCATACCATGCCATCCATTAACTATCTCCACAGAATCTCAAAGAGATAGAGTCTTATGATGCATCAGACAGGCTATTATCATACTTGCCGTATAAGATATGCAGAGAACATGAGTGGTGCAGATATTTGGCTGAGCAGAGCAGTGGTAAAAACAAAGGATATCATGGCACGGATCCTGCATGATCACTAACTCCCTGCTCTCCACTTAAATGGTAGCGCTGCTGTGTATTATTTGTATGCTTCCACTTTTGgccaacacaaatccaatcaatcTGCTCAAAGATTGAACTTCAAGCGAAACATCAGACCAGACGCATTAAAGGCAGATCTCAGCACAGAGCCCGTGAGAGGAAAAGAGGAATCCTGCGTACGTCTTCCTTTGCGTCATTAAATCACACTCCAGCAGGGCTTTAGATCAAACCTCAACTTGGGTTCCAATAATGACCGGGTACGGTCATCGAGCAACTAATAGAGGAGTCTTGGCTTGAAACAGAAGATTAGTCAAGGATTGTTACGTCTACCATGCAGGGAAGGGGAGGCTCTAAAAGGCTTTTACGTGCATGATGAAGACTGCGGAAGCATACAAATTGGAGGTCATTTCGACAAAAACTTTAGGTACGGACATTGCAAAGGAGATTAGATCATGTGATGTTATTTGCTGTATATCCAGCCATTAACCTTTGAATTTGCAATTAAATAATTATGTCCACCGATGCTGAAGTACAACCTAATTGTATATGATCTAGGTGGTCATTCAAAAAGCCCAAACGTTATCGTTGGTACTCAAATGATAGATTTATTTCCCTTCCAAAGATTTTGGGATGAGCATAGAGGAAATGAGTGCAATATCTTTTGCTACAAGATGATCATTCAAAAcacaaaaaatattataatagttCTCCTTATGTGACACCATAACTTAACGACCTAACCATTTAAATCAACTCCCATCCATGAAAAAACAGATGGtccaaatgttttttttttaaataccttGCCCCGGTAGATTTTCCGTCAATGAAAACATCGATCGATCAGTTGTCAAAATTTTCATTGCGAATCCATTTTTCGatggaattttgaattttgtcGCTAATTTTAGTAAAACTTTTGACATTAAACTCCTTAAAATGGATTCAAATcctataatatattataaatccaACGACACATTCAACATTTATCCCAAAACAAAATTCATTCAACATTTAAAAACAATATTCAACAAAATAACATTCAACATAGACAACATTCATTCAGCATTCAAAAACAACATTCAACATTCACAATATTCATTCAACATTTAAAAACAACATTCAAATTCAATTAAACAAAAAGAATATGATAGCTTTAACACTATATTGTCTATTTTGAAGTAATCACATATGCGAATCTAAAGTTAAACTACATATTAGTTGGATAATATGGATTACATAAGGGCAAATCTACTTATCAAAAAATTACACAAATTGATAAACACAAGtttaatatgtttttaaaaaaatatatgtgaTAGAATATAGTCTCAAATCTAAGTTTTCAAATGCTGACCTTTTATCTATATTGTTcctaaaaatatataatacaatTAGAAATGCACATAGTATCAAAACTAACTGAACCATTTTGCATATTTTATgagtgataaataaaaaaaattaagttgaagATCAACACGCCTCAAAAGAATTGTTGTTATTATAAGCTATTTATCAGTAACGTTCAAATCTTGAGTCTCTTGTAAGTCAAAATCATGCGGTATTAAAAAAGTAGAAGGACTCATTAATGAAAAGCGAGACATGATTTCTTCTTACATTTCCCGCTTTATTGTTGTCTTGACCCGATTTTCCATTCTAATATAGTGACCCGATccctcaattttttattttttattttattattattattattattatctaatATACAATTAATAAAACTAGTCATTATTAAATGTAAGTGGTAATAAAGTTTATATTCTTACATTTATGGCCTTTAATTGAGAGCATTGACAAAAGTGTCATCTAATATATTTTGCTGCCTATTGTGAAATATCTCTCAATAAATGGAAGGTCTCTATAAAGTATCTACTCTCatacataaatttttttataaattaaaataagttcattaataattaaaaaattcttaaataatttattgCATGCTCTACAATATATTGTGATCTAGTTGTATGCTTTGTGGATCCCTTGTTTACGCTAGTGAACtcaatatttctattatttcGAACAATCGATGAATTTTATATATTGTCATTTTTTTTGTATTGTTCTTTCATGCATCTCAAATCTCAACTAGTATATAGAATGACTTTGTTCATTTCTTTCTCCACTTGTATAACAAGTCCTTGTATAGTTTTTAATAATAAttgttccattttttttttaattctaccTCGTGTCTGGGCtcctaaatatattttttctataaCAATATCGAGAAAATTagtataaaataatattatattatacaatatcaataatattgaaattatttactaaaaatttttgttaataaaaatctttaagaTTTGATCTACATGCCTCCATATAGAATCAGAAGctctttaaattttttagtttatgTATGCAGATACATTATAACCATCTAGAGTACAACGACATGAAAAATAGCAATATAAATATACACattctaaaataatcaaatcaaaaCAATAATATCTTATATGATATAAATAGTGAGATTtacatataaaaaataattatatccaTAACTGACGACATAGTTTTCAATACTAAAATATAATCATCATTACAAATTGAATCATTAGCATTAATAATTTCGAAGTCTTTATCACTAGACTCTATTAATATATCAAGCTTCTCAATGTTAGACATCCCTCCATCATCAATTTCCTCGTAAGTGACATTTACATGTACGAATAATTGGATATGGATTGAATTTGTAATTGACTGAATGCATCTCtaatttctcattatattttaaaatgcatcatggtttaGATCgtgatgaaatttaatatttctaTAATTGAACAAGGCTTCATTCAACAAATTAACCATTCACTCGATTTTCTTCTTTTCGTTGAGTATTCAATATAGAAAACTTGACCAACTTGTACTATGAAAATAAAAagttcaaacttgttgaatctttgTTTGCATTAACTACAATAAAATTATAGTTTAAATATATTCTAATACTTGTTCTTGGAGCCAGATCATACCATGAATATTTGAATAACACACATCTTTTTATGACTAAAATAGGATATTCAATCTCAATGATTTCATCAAGTCTACCATAATAATCAAATTCAGTATTAATGTTGTTGATAGATCCTTTTATGCAAACACCTAAATTATAAGTTAGTGTGTGTGAATCACATTGTGCCATATGAAATTTGAAGTTATTAACATAATAACTAGAGATTCTTATGTTACAGAGAGATCTTGATGCAAGATTCATTATCCTTTTATCTTGCATATTTGATCTATGGTATTTTACCCAGaaaaatagttatgatataaatttaaAGTCCTTCACCTAGAAAAATAGTTATGATAAAAATTATCAATTATTTAATACacttgaagaaaataatttagtATCTAACTTACATAGATTTTAAACCATAAAACAAATTACGTCTATGTTTTCTCTATCTTACTTATACTTAATAATGGATTTTGTAGTTGTAGTTGTTGTTATTGCAAGATGTCAAGGAAGATAATTTTAAGACATATGGtacaacaaacaaacaaaaagaaataaatgttTGAATATAGAAGTTAAATTTATATAGAATTTGACCTCATTACAATTTAGGAGTATATATATTCTTATTGCATGGTATTGTTTTTGATTGAACAATCTACAAACAGATATATCCATTGACTTTATCATAATTTCAAGGACACTTGCGTTAT
Coding sequences within it:
- the LOC122015997 gene encoding serine/threonine protein phosphatase 2A 57 kDa regulatory subunit B' kappa isoform-like; translation: MWKQFLGKLPRKSSKSDPSPVSAHAHSGGNAATSLNGNRISSGNVVPSRFTTVKRTASAIFPSSVVTSIEPLLLFKDVSNAEKKNLFICKLNLCCVIFDFSDPNKNPAEKDMKRQALIDLIEYIDAGSSRFTESMISASCKMFSSNLFRAFPSNTRSGIAGGETEEEEPLFEPAWSHLQLVYDLLLKFIESSSLAVKIGKKYVDHSFILRLLHLFDSEDPRERECLKAILHRIYGKFMVHRPFIRKVVSNIFYQFVFETERHNGIAELLEVFGSVISGFALPLKEEHKMFLWRVLIPLHRPKTLGVYHQQLTYCLTQYIEKEPQLATSVISGLLRYWPVTNSQKEIMFLSEMEEILEITNEVETQKCLLPLFQRIAYCIKSFHFQVAERALFLLNNDHVISLASRNRQTIMPLLLPALERNIRSHWNLPVLNLTRNVKKMLCEMDGELYLACENNYEQEELEQKTAEEQRRRTWERLETTAVFQPLTISMPALVTPAIVPPVVAALS